From the genome of Helicoverpa zea isolate HzStark_Cry1AcR chromosome 1, ilHelZeax1.1, whole genome shotgun sequence, one region includes:
- the LOC124634450 gene encoding serrate RNA effector molecule homolog isoform X4, giving the protein MADSDDEYDRKRRDKFRGERGTAEGSSYRSSDRREERSRGREDWSERSRGGRSGPDYRDYRGGASASRGYSPVRGEGPPSKRIRPDWPIDDRRYGGMPHDSYGYGWPHDHFSPHPAHQGYGQPMAPVPARDTVLPLGATDGPPTMMSFKAFLAAQDDSITVDDAIQKYNEYKLEFRRQQLNEFFVAHKDEEWFKIKYHPEESVKRKEEQLGALKNRLNVFLELLEKGELDKVSVDIDKSDKLIRLLDTVVIKLEGGTEEDLKELDEPPPQDNVTTNDKADPDKPVIIDDDDVKIKEEKDDNDKKEEKKPESPKPTAPLTMEIDPHLRQLQEQAKLFSRFNSTGTEGEPEEKEKEKEKEPPPPGSSSSSSSSSSSSSSSEDEGEATTRRKSKSKSKTPDKSPKLKEKSKSKSPSVEKISENNNEIDKEKDKSGDEKAESVSDVVMEKKETRALHKTTSIFLRNLAPTITKAEVEAMCKRYGGFLRVALADPLPERRWFRRGWVTFRRDVNIKDICWNLNNIRLRECELGAIVNRDLQRRIRPVSGITLERPVLRADARLAARLAHLLDTRTKLWHDSSDEQANDGDQGNRTESFSLNSKNPVLHKITEHLIEEASTEEEELLGLEASSESVSSEQPDPELMKVLDRLVLYLRIVHSVDYYNHCEYPYEDEMPNRCGIMHARSGPPANKPTQQEIQDYVKTFEGKMSAFLQDVKPLSDEELQKLGIKDTDAEVEKFILANTQELAKDKWLCPLSGKKFKGPDFIRKHIFNKHGEKVDEVRREVAYFNAYVRDVRRPQQPEPAARAAPQPAHPPPPAPRYGGGPGGPGGPGGARGWGWGAWAPPAAYAPRHPRFSRPRGGGAEFRPVIHYRDLDAPREPDEFI; this is encoded by the exons ATGGCTGATAGTGATGATGAATACGATCGGAAAAGACGCGATAAGTTTCGCGGTGAGCGGGGCACCGCAGAAGGAAGCAGTTACCGTAGCAGTGACCGACGCGAAGAAAGGAGTCGTGGTCGAGAAGACTGGTCCGAGAG GTCTCGTGGAGGTAGATCCGGCCCTGATTACAGGGATTATCGAGGTGGAGCAAGTGCTAGCCGAGGATACTCTCCAGTCAGGGGTGAAGGTCCACCCAGCAAGCGCATCAGACCTGACTGGCCTATTGATGACAGGAGATATGGGGGCATGCCACATGACTCATATGGGTATGGCTGGCCTCATGATCACTTCAGCCCTCATCCTGCACATCAAGGCTATGGCCAGCCTATGGCACCAGTACCTGCAAG GGATACTGTTCTGCCACTGGGAGCAACAGATGGCCCTCCAACTATGATGTCATTCAAGGCATTCCTTGCAGCCCAAGATGACTCCATCACCGTTGATGATGCTATTCAGAAGTACAATGAATACAAGCTGGAGTTTAGGAGACAACAGCTAAATGAGTTTTTTGTTGCTCATAAAGATGAGGAATG GTTCAAGATCAAATACCACCCTGAAGAGTCTGTAAAACGAAAAGAGGAGCAGCTTGGTGCATTGAAG AATCGGCTCAATGTGTTTCTCGAGTTACTGGAGAAAGGTGAACTAGACAAGGTCTCTGTAGATATTGACAAGTCTGACAAACTGATAAGACTTCTGGATACTGTTGTCATTAAACTTGAGGGTGGCACTGAAGAAGATTTAAAGGAGCTGGATGAACCCCCACCACAGGACAATGTTACAACTAATGACAAAGCAG ATCCTGACAAGCCAGTTattattgatgatgatgatgtcaaaaTTAAGGAGGAGAAGGATGATAATGATAAG AAAGAAGAGAAAAAGCCAGAGTCGCCGAAACCCACAGCGCCACTTACAATGGAGATTGATCCCCATTTGCGTCAACTTCAGGAGCAAGCGAAGTTGTTCTCCCGCTTCAACTCTACCGGTACTGAGGGGGAGCCCGAAGAAAAGGAAAAGGAGAAAGAGAAGGAACCTC CACCGCCAGGCTCTTCATCAAGTTCCTCGTCATCTAGCTCTTCATCATCAAGTTCAGAAGACGAAGGCGAAGCAACCACTCGACGTAAATCCAAGTCCAAATCTAAAACACCTGACAAATCCCCCAAACTGAAGGAAAAGTCCAAGTCAAAGTCTCCGAGCGTGGAgaaaatttctgaaaacaaCAATGAAATTGacaaagaaaaagataaaagtGGCGATGAGAAAGCAGAGTCCGTCAGTGACGTCGTTATGGAGAAGAAGGAAACTCGCGCGTTACACAAAACTACTTCCATATTCTTGAGGAATTTAGCTCCAACTATTACTAAGGCTGAAGTTGAAGCT ATGTGCAAACGCTACGGTGGCTTCCTTCGCGTGGCACTGGCTGACCCGCTCCCAGAGCGCCGCTGGTTCCGTCGCGGCTGGGTCACCTTCCGTCGTGACGTCAACATCAAAGATATTTGTTGGAACCTTAATAATATCAGG ctcCGCGAATGTGAGCTGGGTGCTATAGTGAACCGCGACCTGCAGCGTCGCATCCGGCCGGTGTCGGGCATCACGCTGGAGCGGCCGGTGCTGCGCGCGGACGCGCGGCTGGCGGCGCGGCTCGCGCACCTGCTCGACACGCGCACCAAGCTCTGGCACGACAGCTCTGATGAACAAGCTAATGATGGCGATCAAGGCAACAGGACTGAG AGCTTTAGTTTGAACTCAAAGAACCCGGTGCTTCACAAGATAACGGAACATTTAATAGAAGAAGCGTCGACTGAAGAGGAAGAGTTATTAGGACTTGAAGCTTCGTCCGAGTCTGTCTCCTCTGAACAACCGGACCCGGAGCTCATGAAGGTGCTAGATCGGCTGGTGCTATACTTGCGTATTGTTCACTCTGTGGATTACTACAACCATTGCGAGTATCCTTACGAAGATGAAATGCCTAATCGCTGCGGTATCATGCACGCGAGGTCTGGACCTCCTGCTAACAAG CCAACACAGCAGGAGATACAAGACTACGTGAAAACATTTGAAGGCAAGATGTCGGCATTCTTGCAAGACGTGAAACCACTTTCTGACGAAGAGTTGCAAAAACTTGGAATTAAG GATACGGACGCCGAAGTCGAGAAGTTCATTCTGGCCAACACACAAGAGTTGGCAAAGGACAAATGGTTGTGTCCCCTCAGTGGCAAGAAGTTCAAAGGTCCCGACTTCATCAGAAAACATATATTCAACAAGCATGGTGAAAAG GTGGACGAGGTGCGTCGCGAGGTGGCGTACTTCAACGCGTACGTGCGCGACGTGCGGCGGCCGCAGCAGCCCGagcccgccgcccgcgccgcgccgcagcCCGCGCACCCGCCGCCGCCCGCACC CAGGTACGGCGGTGGGCCGGGGGGCCCGGGCGGGccgggcggcgcgcgcggctGGGGCTGGGGCGCGTgggcgccgcccgccgcctaTGCGCCCCGGCACCCGCGCTTCAGCAGGCCCAG GGGAGGCGGCGCCGAATTCCGCCCGGTGATACACTACCGTGACTTGGACGCCCCACGCGAACCCGACGAGTTCATTTAA
- the LOC124634450 gene encoding serrate RNA effector molecule homolog isoform X1 — protein MADSDDEYDRKRRDKFRGERGTAEGSSYRSSDRREERSRGREDWSERSRGGRSGPDYRDYRGGASASRGYSPVRGEGPPSKRIRPDWPIDDRRYGGMPHDSYGYGWPHDHFSPHPAHQGYGQPMAPVPARDTVLPLGATDGPPTMMSFKAFLAAQDDSITVDDAIQKYNEYKLEFRRQQLNEFFVAHKDEEWFKIKYHPEESVKRKEEQLGALKNRLNVFLELLEKGELDKVSVDIDKSDKLIRLLDTVVIKLEGGTEEDLKELDEPPPQDNVTTNDKADKLDPDKPVIIDDDDVKIKEEKDDNDKKEEKKPESPKPTAPLTMEIDPHLRQLQEQAKLFSRFNSTGTEGEPEEKEKEKEKEPPPPGSSSSSSSSSSSSSSSEDEGEATTRRKSKSKSKTPDKSPKLKEKSKSKSPSVEKISENNNEIDKEKDKSGDEKAESVSDVVMEKKETRALHKTTSIFLRNLAPTITKAEVEAMCKRYGGFLRVALADPLPERRWFRRGWVTFRRDVNIKDICWNLNNIRLRECELGAIVNRDLQRRIRPVSGITLERPVLRADARLAARLAHLLDTRTKLWHDSSDEQANDGDQGNRTESFSLNSKNPVLHKITEHLIEEASTEEEELLGLEASSESVSSEQPDPELMKVLDRLVLYLRIVHSVDYYNHCEYPYEDEMPNRCGIMHARSGPPANKPTQQEIQDYVKTFEGKMSAFLQDVKPLSDEELQKLGIKDTDAEVEKFILANTQELAKDKWLCPLSGKKFKGPDFIRKHIFNKHGEKVDEVRREVAYFNAYVRDVRRPQQPEPAARAAPQPAHPPPPAPRYGGGPGGPGGPGGARGWGWGAWAPPAAYAPRHPRFSRPRGGGAEFRPVIHYRDLDAPREPDEFI, from the exons ATGGCTGATAGTGATGATGAATACGATCGGAAAAGACGCGATAAGTTTCGCGGTGAGCGGGGCACCGCAGAAGGAAGCAGTTACCGTAGCAGTGACCGACGCGAAGAAAGGAGTCGTGGTCGAGAAGACTGGTCCGAGAG GTCTCGTGGAGGTAGATCCGGCCCTGATTACAGGGATTATCGAGGTGGAGCAAGTGCTAGCCGAGGATACTCTCCAGTCAGGGGTGAAGGTCCACCCAGCAAGCGCATCAGACCTGACTGGCCTATTGATGACAGGAGATATGGGGGCATGCCACATGACTCATATGGGTATGGCTGGCCTCATGATCACTTCAGCCCTCATCCTGCACATCAAGGCTATGGCCAGCCTATGGCACCAGTACCTGCAAG GGATACTGTTCTGCCACTGGGAGCAACAGATGGCCCTCCAACTATGATGTCATTCAAGGCATTCCTTGCAGCCCAAGATGACTCCATCACCGTTGATGATGCTATTCAGAAGTACAATGAATACAAGCTGGAGTTTAGGAGACAACAGCTAAATGAGTTTTTTGTTGCTCATAAAGATGAGGAATG GTTCAAGATCAAATACCACCCTGAAGAGTCTGTAAAACGAAAAGAGGAGCAGCTTGGTGCATTGAAG AATCGGCTCAATGTGTTTCTCGAGTTACTGGAGAAAGGTGAACTAGACAAGGTCTCTGTAGATATTGACAAGTCTGACAAACTGATAAGACTTCTGGATACTGTTGTCATTAAACTTGAGGGTGGCACTGAAGAAGATTTAAAGGAGCTGGATGAACCCCCACCACAGGACAATGTTACAACTAATGACAAAGCAG ataaattagATCCTGACAAGCCAGTTattattgatgatgatgatgtcaaaaTTAAGGAGGAGAAGGATGATAATGATAAG AAAGAAGAGAAAAAGCCAGAGTCGCCGAAACCCACAGCGCCACTTACAATGGAGATTGATCCCCATTTGCGTCAACTTCAGGAGCAAGCGAAGTTGTTCTCCCGCTTCAACTCTACCGGTACTGAGGGGGAGCCCGAAGAAAAGGAAAAGGAGAAAGAGAAGGAACCTC CACCGCCAGGCTCTTCATCAAGTTCCTCGTCATCTAGCTCTTCATCATCAAGTTCAGAAGACGAAGGCGAAGCAACCACTCGACGTAAATCCAAGTCCAAATCTAAAACACCTGACAAATCCCCCAAACTGAAGGAAAAGTCCAAGTCAAAGTCTCCGAGCGTGGAgaaaatttctgaaaacaaCAATGAAATTGacaaagaaaaagataaaagtGGCGATGAGAAAGCAGAGTCCGTCAGTGACGTCGTTATGGAGAAGAAGGAAACTCGCGCGTTACACAAAACTACTTCCATATTCTTGAGGAATTTAGCTCCAACTATTACTAAGGCTGAAGTTGAAGCT ATGTGCAAACGCTACGGTGGCTTCCTTCGCGTGGCACTGGCTGACCCGCTCCCAGAGCGCCGCTGGTTCCGTCGCGGCTGGGTCACCTTCCGTCGTGACGTCAACATCAAAGATATTTGTTGGAACCTTAATAATATCAGG ctcCGCGAATGTGAGCTGGGTGCTATAGTGAACCGCGACCTGCAGCGTCGCATCCGGCCGGTGTCGGGCATCACGCTGGAGCGGCCGGTGCTGCGCGCGGACGCGCGGCTGGCGGCGCGGCTCGCGCACCTGCTCGACACGCGCACCAAGCTCTGGCACGACAGCTCTGATGAACAAGCTAATGATGGCGATCAAGGCAACAGGACTGAG AGCTTTAGTTTGAACTCAAAGAACCCGGTGCTTCACAAGATAACGGAACATTTAATAGAAGAAGCGTCGACTGAAGAGGAAGAGTTATTAGGACTTGAAGCTTCGTCCGAGTCTGTCTCCTCTGAACAACCGGACCCGGAGCTCATGAAGGTGCTAGATCGGCTGGTGCTATACTTGCGTATTGTTCACTCTGTGGATTACTACAACCATTGCGAGTATCCTTACGAAGATGAAATGCCTAATCGCTGCGGTATCATGCACGCGAGGTCTGGACCTCCTGCTAACAAG CCAACACAGCAGGAGATACAAGACTACGTGAAAACATTTGAAGGCAAGATGTCGGCATTCTTGCAAGACGTGAAACCACTTTCTGACGAAGAGTTGCAAAAACTTGGAATTAAG GATACGGACGCCGAAGTCGAGAAGTTCATTCTGGCCAACACACAAGAGTTGGCAAAGGACAAATGGTTGTGTCCCCTCAGTGGCAAGAAGTTCAAAGGTCCCGACTTCATCAGAAAACATATATTCAACAAGCATGGTGAAAAG GTGGACGAGGTGCGTCGCGAGGTGGCGTACTTCAACGCGTACGTGCGCGACGTGCGGCGGCCGCAGCAGCCCGagcccgccgcccgcgccgcgccgcagcCCGCGCACCCGCCGCCGCCCGCACC CAGGTACGGCGGTGGGCCGGGGGGCCCGGGCGGGccgggcggcgcgcgcggctGGGGCTGGGGCGCGTgggcgccgcccgccgcctaTGCGCCCCGGCACCCGCGCTTCAGCAGGCCCAG GGGAGGCGGCGCCGAATTCCGCCCGGTGATACACTACCGTGACTTGGACGCCCCACGCGAACCCGACGAGTTCATTTAA
- the LOC124634450 gene encoding serrate RNA effector molecule homolog isoform X3, which produces MADSDDEYDRKRRDKFRGERGTAEGSSYRSSDRREERSRGREDWSERSRGGRSGPDYRDYRGGASASRGYSPVRGEGPPSKRIRPDWPIDDRRYGGMPHDSYGYGWPHDHFSPHPAHQGYGQPMAPVPARDTVLPLGATDGPPTMMSFKAFLAAQDDSITVDDAIQKYNEYKLEFRRQQLNEFFVAHKDEEWFKIKYHPEESVKRKEEQLGALKNRLNVFLELLEKGELDKVSVDIDKSDKLIRLLDTVVIKLEGGTEEDLKELDEPPPQDNVTTNDKADKLDPDKPVIIDDDDVKIKEEKDDNDKKEEKKPESPKPTAPLTMEIDPHLRQLQEQAKLFSRFNSTGTEGEPEEKEKEKEKEPPPPGSSSSSSSSSSSSSSSEDEGEATTRRKSKSKSKTPDKSPKLKEKSKSKSPSVEKISENNNEIDKEKDKSGDEKAESVSDVVMEKKETRALHKTTSIFLRNLAPTITKAEVEAMCKRYGGFLRVALADPLPERRWFRRGWVTFRRDVNIKDICWNLNNIRLRECELGAIVNRDLQRRIRPVSGITLERPVLRADARLAARLAHLLDTRTKLWHDSSDEQANDGDQGNRTESFSLNSKNPVLHKITEHLIEEASTEEEELLGLEASSESVSSEQPDPELMKVLDRLVLYLRIVHSVDYYNHCEYPYEDEMPNRCGIMHARSGPPANKPTQQEIQDYVKTFEGKMSAFLQDVKPLSDEELQKLGIKDTDAEVEKFILANTQELAKDKWLCPLSGKKFKGPDFIRKHIFNKHGEKVDEVRREVAYFNAYVRDVRRPQQPEPAARAAPQPAHPPPPAPRYGGGPGGPGGPGGARGWGWGAWAPPAAYAPRHPRFSRPRENVDRSRPIIAYNDLDFPDSGDIF; this is translated from the exons ATGGCTGATAGTGATGATGAATACGATCGGAAAAGACGCGATAAGTTTCGCGGTGAGCGGGGCACCGCAGAAGGAAGCAGTTACCGTAGCAGTGACCGACGCGAAGAAAGGAGTCGTGGTCGAGAAGACTGGTCCGAGAG GTCTCGTGGAGGTAGATCCGGCCCTGATTACAGGGATTATCGAGGTGGAGCAAGTGCTAGCCGAGGATACTCTCCAGTCAGGGGTGAAGGTCCACCCAGCAAGCGCATCAGACCTGACTGGCCTATTGATGACAGGAGATATGGGGGCATGCCACATGACTCATATGGGTATGGCTGGCCTCATGATCACTTCAGCCCTCATCCTGCACATCAAGGCTATGGCCAGCCTATGGCACCAGTACCTGCAAG GGATACTGTTCTGCCACTGGGAGCAACAGATGGCCCTCCAACTATGATGTCATTCAAGGCATTCCTTGCAGCCCAAGATGACTCCATCACCGTTGATGATGCTATTCAGAAGTACAATGAATACAAGCTGGAGTTTAGGAGACAACAGCTAAATGAGTTTTTTGTTGCTCATAAAGATGAGGAATG GTTCAAGATCAAATACCACCCTGAAGAGTCTGTAAAACGAAAAGAGGAGCAGCTTGGTGCATTGAAG AATCGGCTCAATGTGTTTCTCGAGTTACTGGAGAAAGGTGAACTAGACAAGGTCTCTGTAGATATTGACAAGTCTGACAAACTGATAAGACTTCTGGATACTGTTGTCATTAAACTTGAGGGTGGCACTGAAGAAGATTTAAAGGAGCTGGATGAACCCCCACCACAGGACAATGTTACAACTAATGACAAAGCAG ataaattagATCCTGACAAGCCAGTTattattgatgatgatgatgtcaaaaTTAAGGAGGAGAAGGATGATAATGATAAG AAAGAAGAGAAAAAGCCAGAGTCGCCGAAACCCACAGCGCCACTTACAATGGAGATTGATCCCCATTTGCGTCAACTTCAGGAGCAAGCGAAGTTGTTCTCCCGCTTCAACTCTACCGGTACTGAGGGGGAGCCCGAAGAAAAGGAAAAGGAGAAAGAGAAGGAACCTC CACCGCCAGGCTCTTCATCAAGTTCCTCGTCATCTAGCTCTTCATCATCAAGTTCAGAAGACGAAGGCGAAGCAACCACTCGACGTAAATCCAAGTCCAAATCTAAAACACCTGACAAATCCCCCAAACTGAAGGAAAAGTCCAAGTCAAAGTCTCCGAGCGTGGAgaaaatttctgaaaacaaCAATGAAATTGacaaagaaaaagataaaagtGGCGATGAGAAAGCAGAGTCCGTCAGTGACGTCGTTATGGAGAAGAAGGAAACTCGCGCGTTACACAAAACTACTTCCATATTCTTGAGGAATTTAGCTCCAACTATTACTAAGGCTGAAGTTGAAGCT ATGTGCAAACGCTACGGTGGCTTCCTTCGCGTGGCACTGGCTGACCCGCTCCCAGAGCGCCGCTGGTTCCGTCGCGGCTGGGTCACCTTCCGTCGTGACGTCAACATCAAAGATATTTGTTGGAACCTTAATAATATCAGG ctcCGCGAATGTGAGCTGGGTGCTATAGTGAACCGCGACCTGCAGCGTCGCATCCGGCCGGTGTCGGGCATCACGCTGGAGCGGCCGGTGCTGCGCGCGGACGCGCGGCTGGCGGCGCGGCTCGCGCACCTGCTCGACACGCGCACCAAGCTCTGGCACGACAGCTCTGATGAACAAGCTAATGATGGCGATCAAGGCAACAGGACTGAG AGCTTTAGTTTGAACTCAAAGAACCCGGTGCTTCACAAGATAACGGAACATTTAATAGAAGAAGCGTCGACTGAAGAGGAAGAGTTATTAGGACTTGAAGCTTCGTCCGAGTCTGTCTCCTCTGAACAACCGGACCCGGAGCTCATGAAGGTGCTAGATCGGCTGGTGCTATACTTGCGTATTGTTCACTCTGTGGATTACTACAACCATTGCGAGTATCCTTACGAAGATGAAATGCCTAATCGCTGCGGTATCATGCACGCGAGGTCTGGACCTCCTGCTAACAAG CCAACACAGCAGGAGATACAAGACTACGTGAAAACATTTGAAGGCAAGATGTCGGCATTCTTGCAAGACGTGAAACCACTTTCTGACGAAGAGTTGCAAAAACTTGGAATTAAG GATACGGACGCCGAAGTCGAGAAGTTCATTCTGGCCAACACACAAGAGTTGGCAAAGGACAAATGGTTGTGTCCCCTCAGTGGCAAGAAGTTCAAAGGTCCCGACTTCATCAGAAAACATATATTCAACAAGCATGGTGAAAAG GTGGACGAGGTGCGTCGCGAGGTGGCGTACTTCAACGCGTACGTGCGCGACGTGCGGCGGCCGCAGCAGCCCGagcccgccgcccgcgccgcgccgcagcCCGCGCACCCGCCGCCGCCCGCACC CAGGTACGGCGGTGGGCCGGGGGGCCCGGGCGGGccgggcggcgcgcgcggctGGGGCTGGGGCGCGTgggcgccgcccgccgcctaTGCGCCCCGGCACCCGCGCTTCAGCAGGCCCAG GGAAAATGTGGACCGGTCCCGGCCTATTATTGCATACAACGATCTTGACTTCCCGGACAGCGGTGACATATTCTAA
- the LOC124634450 gene encoding serrate RNA effector molecule homolog isoform X2: MADSDDEYDRKRRDKFRGERGTAEGSSYRSSDRREERSRGREDWSERSRGGRSGPDYRDYRGGASASRGYSPVRGEGPPSKRIRPDWPIDDRRYGGMPHDSYGYGWPHDHFSPHPAHQGYGQPMAPVPARDTVLPLGATDGPPTMMSFKAFLAAQDDSITVDDAIQKYNEYKLEFRRQQLNEFFVAHKDEEWFKIKYHPEESVKRKEEQLGALKNRLNVFLELLEKGELDKVSVDIDKSDKLIRLLDTVVIKLEGGTEEDLKELDEPPPQDNVTTNDKADKLDPDKPVIIDDDDVKIKEEKDDNDKKEEKKPESPKPTAPLTMEIDPHLRQLQEQAKLFSRFNSTGTEGEPEEKEKEKEKEPPPPGSSSSSSSSSSSSSSSEDEGEATTRRKSKSKSKTPDKSPKLKEKSKSKSPSVEKISENNNEIDKEKDKSGDEKAESVSDVVMEKKETRALHKTTSIFLRNLAPTITKAEVEAMCKRYGGFLRVALADPLPERRWFRRGWVTFRRDVNIKDICWNLNNIRLRECELGAIVNRDLQRRIRPVSGITLERPVLRADARLAARLAHLLDTRTKLWHDSSDEQANDGDQGNRTESFSLNSKNPVLHKITEHLIEEASTEEEELLGLEASSESVSSEQPDPELMKVLDRLVLYLRIVHSVDYYNHCEYPYEDEMPNRCGIMHARSGPPANKPTQQEIQDYVKTFEGKMSAFLQDVKPLSDEELQKLGIKDTDAEVEKFILANTQELAKDKWLCPLSGKKFKGPDFIRKHIFNKHGEKVDEVRREVAYFNAYVRDVRRPQQPEPAARAAPQPAHPPPPAPYGGGPGGPGGPGGARGWGWGAWAPPAAYAPRHPRFSRPRGGGAEFRPVIHYRDLDAPREPDEFI, from the exons ATGGCTGATAGTGATGATGAATACGATCGGAAAAGACGCGATAAGTTTCGCGGTGAGCGGGGCACCGCAGAAGGAAGCAGTTACCGTAGCAGTGACCGACGCGAAGAAAGGAGTCGTGGTCGAGAAGACTGGTCCGAGAG GTCTCGTGGAGGTAGATCCGGCCCTGATTACAGGGATTATCGAGGTGGAGCAAGTGCTAGCCGAGGATACTCTCCAGTCAGGGGTGAAGGTCCACCCAGCAAGCGCATCAGACCTGACTGGCCTATTGATGACAGGAGATATGGGGGCATGCCACATGACTCATATGGGTATGGCTGGCCTCATGATCACTTCAGCCCTCATCCTGCACATCAAGGCTATGGCCAGCCTATGGCACCAGTACCTGCAAG GGATACTGTTCTGCCACTGGGAGCAACAGATGGCCCTCCAACTATGATGTCATTCAAGGCATTCCTTGCAGCCCAAGATGACTCCATCACCGTTGATGATGCTATTCAGAAGTACAATGAATACAAGCTGGAGTTTAGGAGACAACAGCTAAATGAGTTTTTTGTTGCTCATAAAGATGAGGAATG GTTCAAGATCAAATACCACCCTGAAGAGTCTGTAAAACGAAAAGAGGAGCAGCTTGGTGCATTGAAG AATCGGCTCAATGTGTTTCTCGAGTTACTGGAGAAAGGTGAACTAGACAAGGTCTCTGTAGATATTGACAAGTCTGACAAACTGATAAGACTTCTGGATACTGTTGTCATTAAACTTGAGGGTGGCACTGAAGAAGATTTAAAGGAGCTGGATGAACCCCCACCACAGGACAATGTTACAACTAATGACAAAGCAG ataaattagATCCTGACAAGCCAGTTattattgatgatgatgatgtcaaaaTTAAGGAGGAGAAGGATGATAATGATAAG AAAGAAGAGAAAAAGCCAGAGTCGCCGAAACCCACAGCGCCACTTACAATGGAGATTGATCCCCATTTGCGTCAACTTCAGGAGCAAGCGAAGTTGTTCTCCCGCTTCAACTCTACCGGTACTGAGGGGGAGCCCGAAGAAAAGGAAAAGGAGAAAGAGAAGGAACCTC CACCGCCAGGCTCTTCATCAAGTTCCTCGTCATCTAGCTCTTCATCATCAAGTTCAGAAGACGAAGGCGAAGCAACCACTCGACGTAAATCCAAGTCCAAATCTAAAACACCTGACAAATCCCCCAAACTGAAGGAAAAGTCCAAGTCAAAGTCTCCGAGCGTGGAgaaaatttctgaaaacaaCAATGAAATTGacaaagaaaaagataaaagtGGCGATGAGAAAGCAGAGTCCGTCAGTGACGTCGTTATGGAGAAGAAGGAAACTCGCGCGTTACACAAAACTACTTCCATATTCTTGAGGAATTTAGCTCCAACTATTACTAAGGCTGAAGTTGAAGCT ATGTGCAAACGCTACGGTGGCTTCCTTCGCGTGGCACTGGCTGACCCGCTCCCAGAGCGCCGCTGGTTCCGTCGCGGCTGGGTCACCTTCCGTCGTGACGTCAACATCAAAGATATTTGTTGGAACCTTAATAATATCAGG ctcCGCGAATGTGAGCTGGGTGCTATAGTGAACCGCGACCTGCAGCGTCGCATCCGGCCGGTGTCGGGCATCACGCTGGAGCGGCCGGTGCTGCGCGCGGACGCGCGGCTGGCGGCGCGGCTCGCGCACCTGCTCGACACGCGCACCAAGCTCTGGCACGACAGCTCTGATGAACAAGCTAATGATGGCGATCAAGGCAACAGGACTGAG AGCTTTAGTTTGAACTCAAAGAACCCGGTGCTTCACAAGATAACGGAACATTTAATAGAAGAAGCGTCGACTGAAGAGGAAGAGTTATTAGGACTTGAAGCTTCGTCCGAGTCTGTCTCCTCTGAACAACCGGACCCGGAGCTCATGAAGGTGCTAGATCGGCTGGTGCTATACTTGCGTATTGTTCACTCTGTGGATTACTACAACCATTGCGAGTATCCTTACGAAGATGAAATGCCTAATCGCTGCGGTATCATGCACGCGAGGTCTGGACCTCCTGCTAACAAG CCAACACAGCAGGAGATACAAGACTACGTGAAAACATTTGAAGGCAAGATGTCGGCATTCTTGCAAGACGTGAAACCACTTTCTGACGAAGAGTTGCAAAAACTTGGAATTAAG GATACGGACGCCGAAGTCGAGAAGTTCATTCTGGCCAACACACAAGAGTTGGCAAAGGACAAATGGTTGTGTCCCCTCAGTGGCAAGAAGTTCAAAGGTCCCGACTTCATCAGAAAACATATATTCAACAAGCATGGTGAAAAG GTGGACGAGGTGCGTCGCGAGGTGGCGTACTTCAACGCGTACGTGCGCGACGTGCGGCGGCCGCAGCAGCCCGagcccgccgcccgcgccgcgccgcagcCCGCGCACCCGCCGCCGCCCGCACC GTACGGCGGTGGGCCGGGGGGCCCGGGCGGGccgggcggcgcgcgcggctGGGGCTGGGGCGCGTgggcgccgcccgccgcctaTGCGCCCCGGCACCCGCGCTTCAGCAGGCCCAG GGGAGGCGGCGCCGAATTCCGCCCGGTGATACACTACCGTGACTTGGACGCCCCACGCGAACCCGACGAGTTCATTTAA